In Picosynechococcus sp. PCC 7002, the following are encoded in one genomic region:
- a CDS encoding phosphoribosylanthranilate isomerase has protein sequence MRIKICGLTQIDQAQAIAKVGVTDLGFICVQKSPRYVTPTQLATLTEALPAHIGKVGVFANQTLSEMLAIISQGNLTTAQLHGDESPELCQQLRQQRPDLEIIKALRIRDRRSLEWAKQYETVVDALLLDAYDPQQLGGTGHQINWDDLRQFNPAVPWFLAGGLNPDNIAVALGQLHPDGIDLSSGVEQSPGIKDLSKVQALMTALQAIASQPLHA, from the coding sequence ATGCGGATAAAAATTTGTGGGCTGACCCAGATAGACCAGGCCCAGGCGATCGCCAAGGTGGGAGTAACGGATCTGGGATTTATTTGTGTCCAAAAATCGCCCCGGTATGTGACGCCCACCCAACTGGCAACTCTGACGGAAGCCTTGCCCGCGCACATTGGCAAAGTGGGTGTTTTCGCGAACCAGACATTGTCTGAAATGCTGGCAATCATTAGTCAGGGCAACCTCACCACCGCCCAACTCCACGGCGATGAATCCCCAGAATTGTGCCAGCAACTCCGCCAGCAACGGCCCGACCTGGAAATTATTAAAGCCCTGCGAATCCGCGATCGCCGCTCTTTAGAATGGGCAAAACAATACGAAACCGTGGTCGATGCACTGCTCCTCGATGCCTATGATCCCCAACAACTCGGCGGGACAGGCCACCAGATTAACTGGGATGATCTGCGCCAATTTAATCCGGCTGTACCTTGGTTCCTGGCAGGGGGCCTCAATCCTGATAATATTGCCGTCGCCCTGGGCCAACTGCATCCCGATGGCATCGATCTGTCGAGCGGCGTAGAACAGTCCCCTGGTATTAAAGACCTCAGCAAAGTTCAAGCCTTGATGACTGCCCTCCAGGCGATCGCCTCCCAGCCACTCCATGCCTAA
- a CDS encoding molybdenum cofactor guanylyltransferase, which produces MPNSVPIFILLGGKSQRMGTDKALLQWGEQTLLRRTLEIATALSDEIYLLTPWRDRYQPYLSTTVHWLDDPAQQGGLVALHQGMKTLNLQGWVLLLACDLPKLDQGQLEQWLKQLAAIPTKYTAALVKQGQLYEPCCGFYRNTAQTSLQQFIEQGGRSFQKWLATVPVFSLAIANPAMLFNCNTPADFATLKTQPPSP; this is translated from the coding sequence ATGCCTAATTCTGTACCAATTTTTATTTTGCTTGGCGGAAAAAGCCAGCGCATGGGCACCGACAAAGCCCTTTTGCAGTGGGGTGAGCAAACCCTGCTCCGGCGTACCCTTGAGATAGCCACGGCCCTCAGTGACGAAATTTATCTCTTGACCCCCTGGCGTGATCGCTATCAACCCTATCTCAGCACCACTGTCCACTGGCTCGATGATCCGGCTCAACAGGGGGGACTCGTTGCTTTACATCAGGGTATGAAAACCCTAAATCTTCAGGGCTGGGTTTTACTGCTCGCCTGTGACCTACCCAAGCTTGATCAGGGGCAATTAGAGCAATGGCTCAAGCAACTCGCAGCAATTCCAACAAAGTACACCGCCGCCCTCGTCAAGCAAGGGCAACTTTATGAACCCTGCTGTGGTTTCTATCGCAATACGGCCCAAACTTCGCTCCAACAATTTATCGAGCAGGGGGGGCGCTCTTTTCAAAAATGGTTAGCTACTGTGCCTGTTTTTTCGCTGGCGATCGCCAACCCAGCAATGCTCTTTAATTGCAACACCCCCGCCGATTTCGCTACCTTGAAGACGCAACCGCCCTCGCCGTAG
- the glpD gene encoding glycerol-3-phosphate dehydrogenase codes for MRDFQTIQNTTYDLIIIGGGINGAGIARDGALRGLKTLLIEKEDFASGTTSWSTRLIHGGLRYLEYLEFHLVRESLHEREVLLRTAPHLVQPLQMTIPLYKGAARSYWLIQAGMLLYDILSFDKTVPSHRMLSARKFQNLFRTVRSQDVVGAAQYYDGQVEYAERLCLENILDAQAAGATVLNYTAVTALQRDENTATIQAIACEDQLTGQTFTVQAKGSMVVNTSGPWVDEVCQLGRAAGEAKPIGTEQKMGGTKGSHIVVDPFPGAPQAALYVEAASDNRPYFIIPWLGKYLIGTTDLKYTGSLDQVKADNDEIDYLLAETNRVLPSAQLSRADIRFTYSGVRPLPYVGDKKPGSITRSHILFDHSPEGARNLISLIGGKLTTYRQVGEEMVDLVYRKLNRPAPPCPTRKRTLPGAIAANSHTIETMIRRYTPTVDRTTIQHLFRMYGAKAPEVLALVDDAPDLGDRLVPYLPDIKAQAVYAVRSELAYNLKDICRRRTTLAMLANYGYDALPTLVATLKTHCGWDDAEGDRQVADYKTFIEQNCLPDYRIEAQAQASKTEVYS; via the coding sequence ATGCGAGATTTTCAAACCATTCAAAACACAACCTACGATCTAATCATCATTGGTGGCGGCATTAATGGCGCTGGGATCGCCCGGGACGGGGCCTTACGGGGCTTAAAAACCTTGCTCATTGAAAAGGAAGATTTCGCCAGTGGCACCACCAGTTGGTCTACCCGTCTAATCCATGGGGGCCTCCGTTACCTAGAATATTTAGAGTTTCATTTAGTGCGGGAGTCCCTCCACGAGCGAGAAGTGCTCCTGCGTACCGCGCCCCACCTGGTGCAACCGCTCCAAATGACGATCCCCCTCTACAAAGGGGCGGCCCGGAGCTACTGGCTCATCCAAGCAGGGATGTTGCTCTACGATATTTTGAGTTTTGATAAAACGGTGCCCTCCCACCGGATGTTGAGCGCCCGCAAGTTCCAGAATCTTTTCCGCACGGTGCGATCGCAGGATGTGGTTGGGGCCGCCCAATATTACGACGGCCAGGTAGAATACGCCGAACGACTCTGTTTAGAGAATATTTTGGATGCCCAGGCAGCGGGGGCCACGGTTTTAAACTACACCGCCGTCACAGCTCTTCAACGGGATGAGAATACCGCCACAATTCAGGCGATCGCCTGTGAAGATCAGCTCACGGGCCAAACCTTTACGGTTCAAGCTAAAGGCAGCATGGTCGTGAATACCTCCGGCCCCTGGGTTGATGAAGTCTGTCAGTTGGGCCGCGCCGCCGGCGAAGCTAAACCCATCGGCACAGAACAAAAAATGGGCGGTACCAAGGGAAGCCACATTGTCGTTGATCCGTTCCCTGGAGCTCCCCAAGCCGCCCTCTATGTGGAAGCGGCCAGCGATAATCGCCCCTATTTCATCATTCCCTGGCTGGGTAAATACCTCATTGGCACCACGGATCTGAAATATACCGGCAGCCTCGATCAGGTGAAGGCCGACAACGACGAAATCGATTATCTCCTCGCCGAAACCAATCGAGTATTACCCTCTGCCCAGCTCAGTCGGGCCGATATTCGCTTTACCTATTCTGGAGTGCGGCCCTTGCCCTACGTGGGGGATAAAAAACCCGGCAGTATTACCCGTAGTCATATTCTGTTTGACCATAGTCCTGAAGGGGCGAGAAATCTGATTTCCTTGATTGGTGGCAAACTAACCACCTACCGCCAGGTGGGCGAAGAAATGGTGGATTTGGTCTACCGCAAGTTGAATCGTCCCGCTCCCCCTTGTCCCACCCGCAAACGGACTTTACCGGGGGCGATCGCCGCTAATTCCCACACCATTGAAACCATGATCCGTCGTTATACGCCCACGGTTGATCGCACCACGATCCAACATCTGTTCCGGATGTATGGCGCTAAAGCCCCGGAAGTCCTCGCCCTTGTAGATGATGCCCCTGACCTGGGCGATCGCCTAGTGCCCTATCTCCCAGATATTAAGGCCCAAGCAGTCTATGCGGTGCGCTCTGAGTTGGCCTATAACCTCAAGGATATTTGCCGCCGCCGCACCACCCTCGCGATGTTGGCGAACTACGGCTATGATGCCCTGCCGACCCTCGTGGCGACCCTCAAAACCCACTGTGGTTGGGATGATGCCGAAGGCGATCGCCAAGTGGCCGATTACAAAACCTTCATTGAACAGAATTGTCTGCCTGACTATCGCATTGAGGCCCAGGCCCAGGCCTCAAAAACAGAAGTTTATTCCTAA
- a CDS encoding phosphoribulokinase encodes MSKKHPIVAVTGSSGAGTTTVKRAFEHIFRREQINPVVIEGDSYHKYNRVEMRRMMAQASAAGKNFSHFGLGANVLDKLEALFKEYGEQGSGQQRYYLHSPEEAEHHNERLGVSCQPGEFTPWEDIKSNSDMLFYEGLHGGAVGNGIDVAQYVDLLVGVVPIVNLEWIQKISRDNAERGYSAETIVDTILRRMPDYVNYITPQFSRTHINFQRVATVDTSNPFIARDIPTPDESFVIVHTNRCFYERFSIDFPYLLSMIPGSFMSRHTTLVVPGGKMGFAMEIILSPLIDQMVEEARKIR; translated from the coding sequence ATGTCTAAAAAACATCCTATTGTTGCTGTCACTGGATCCTCCGGAGCCGGGACGACCACCGTAAAACGCGCCTTTGAGCATATTTTCCGTCGTGAGCAAATCAACCCCGTTGTCATCGAAGGTGATAGCTACCACAAATATAATCGGGTCGAAATGCGCCGCATGATGGCCCAGGCTTCCGCTGCCGGGAAAAACTTTAGTCACTTTGGCCTTGGGGCGAACGTCCTCGACAAGCTCGAAGCCCTCTTCAAAGAATACGGTGAACAGGGCTCTGGACAACAACGCTACTATCTCCACAGCCCCGAAGAAGCCGAACACCACAACGAAAGACTCGGTGTTAGTTGTCAGCCCGGAGAATTTACCCCCTGGGAAGACATCAAATCCAACAGCGATATGCTCTTTTATGAAGGGCTCCATGGGGGCGCCGTGGGTAATGGCATCGATGTGGCCCAGTACGTTGATCTGTTGGTGGGGGTTGTGCCCATCGTCAACCTAGAGTGGATCCAAAAGATTTCCCGGGATAATGCCGAGCGTGGCTACAGTGCAGAAACCATCGTTGATACGATTTTGCGCCGGATGCCTGACTATGTGAACTACATCACGCCCCAATTTTCCCGCACCCACATCAATTTCCAACGGGTCGCAACGGTTGATACCTCTAATCCGTTCATTGCGCGGGATATTCCCACCCCCGATGAGAGCTTTGTGATTGTCCACACCAATCGCTGCTTCTACGAAAGATTTTCCATTGATTTCCCTTACCTGCTCAGTATGATTCCGGGTTCCTTTATGTCCCGCCATACGACCCTGGTTGTTCCGGGGGGCAAAATGGGCTTTGCCATGGAAATTATTCTGTCACCCCTCATTGACCAAATGGTCGAAGAAGCCCGGAAAATCCGTTAG
- a CDS encoding NAD(P)H-dependent glycerol-3-phosphate dehydrogenase has protein sequence MNTNRKTIAMLGTGAWGSALATLAAVNDHDLRLWSRRGELSLEEAIADADIIISAISMKGVSDVAEQLKAISLPAKAIIVTATKGLDPKTTRTPSQIWQETFPDHPVVVLSGPNLSKEIEAGLPAATVVASTDLEAAETVQEVFASDCFRVYTNNDPLGTELGGTLKNVMAIAVGVCEGLKLGTNAKSALITRALPEMIRVGAHLGAQPETFLGLAGLGDMLATCTSPLSRNYRVGYGLAQGKSLEQILEELGSTAEGVNTTAVLLDLANREEIPIPISRQVYRLLKGKITPMEAVTMLMERDLKPEACDLLE, from the coding sequence GTGAATACAAACCGTAAAACCATTGCCATGCTGGGGACTGGGGCCTGGGGTTCCGCCCTCGCCACCCTAGCCGCCGTGAATGACCATGATCTGCGGCTCTGGTCGCGCCGGGGTGAGCTTTCTCTCGAAGAGGCGATCGCCGACGCTGACATCATCATTTCGGCCATCTCCATGAAGGGGGTATCCGATGTAGCAGAGCAACTCAAGGCGATTTCCCTCCCCGCCAAGGCAATTATTGTGACGGCCACCAAGGGTTTAGATCCCAAGACCACCCGGACTCCGTCTCAAATTTGGCAAGAAACTTTCCCTGACCACCCAGTAGTCGTGTTATCGGGGCCGAACCTCTCGAAGGAAATTGAAGCTGGTTTGCCCGCCGCGACGGTAGTAGCCAGCACTGACCTAGAGGCCGCAGAAACTGTCCAAGAAGTGTTTGCGTCCGACTGTTTCCGGGTCTACACCAACAACGATCCCCTGGGCACTGAATTAGGCGGCACTCTGAAAAATGTCATGGCGATCGCCGTAGGGGTCTGCGAAGGCCTCAAGCTCGGCACCAATGCCAAATCAGCTTTAATTACGCGGGCGTTACCGGAGATGATTCGCGTAGGGGCGCACCTGGGAGCCCAGCCGGAAACCTTCCTGGGTCTTGCAGGGCTGGGAGATATGCTTGCTACTTGTACCAGTCCCCTCAGTCGCAACTATCGCGTGGGCTACGGTCTGGCCCAGGGCAAATCCCTCGAACAGATTCTCGAAGAGCTGGGGAGTACCGCCGAAGGGGTAAATACCACCGCCGTATTGCTTGATCTGGCTAACCGTGAGGAAATTCCGATCCCCATTTCCCGGCAAGTTTATCGTCTTCTCAAGGGGAAAATTACGCCCATGGAAGCGGTGACAATGTTGATGGAACGGGATCTGAAGCCAGAGGCCTGTGATCTGCTGGAATAA